The following is a genomic window from Candidatus Zixiibacteriota bacterium.
CCCGGCATCAGGTTTCTTCGGCGCCCTCTTTCTTCTCTTCCGGCGCGCCCAGTGTCGGCGCTACGGCTCCCTCCACCGGAGCCGCCGCGGCTGGAGCCGGAGCCTCCTCGACCGTCGGCGGCACCACCGTCACGATCGTGAAGTTGGAGTCGAATACGGCGCTGATGCCGGGCGGCATCTTGAGGTCCTCCACGTGAATGGCGTCTCCGATGTCGAGCTCGCTCACGTCGACCTGGATCGATTCCGGGATGTCCAGCGGCAGGCATTCGACCTCGATCTCGCGAACCACGGGCTGCAGGATACCGCCGCGAACCACTCCCGCGGCCTTCCCGACGAACTGGAGCGGGACTTGCACCTGGATCTTGATGCTCAGATCGACCTCGTAAAAGTCCGCGTGAAGGATCTCCCCGGTGACCGGATGGAACTGCATCTCCTTGACGAGCGCGACCTTGTCGGCCAGCGCGGGAGACTCCGACCTCAGCCTGACGAGATGCGAGCCGGTCAGCACGCCCACCCGGGTCGAGAACTCTCTTTTGTCGAGCTGCAGAGGAACCGGCGGCGTCTTCGGACCGTAGAGCACGCCCGGAATCTTTCCGGCGCGGCGGAGCCGGCGCGCCTGCCGCTTGGCCTTCACCTCACGCGCATCGGCATGGATCTCAAGAGTTTCCAACGAAAGCTACCTCCTGTAAAAAAACGCCCGGCCGGAATCAGACGAACAGCGAGCTGATCGACTCCTCCTCGTGCGTGCGGCGAATCGCCTCGCCGATCAGGTGCGCGACCGAAAGCACCTTGATCTTACGGCATCTCTGGGCTTCCGGCCCGAGCGGAATCGTATTGGTCACGATCAGTTCTTCCAGCGGCGATTCCTCGATTCTCTGGATTGCCGGCCCCGAGAGCACGGCGTGGGTGCAACACCCGAGGATCCTTTTCGCCCCCTCGCGCTTCAGGGCCTCCGCCGCCATGGTCAGCGTGCCGGCGGTGTCGACCATGTCGTCGAGCAGGACGGCGACCTGATCCTTGACCTCGCCGATGATGTTCATCTCGGCCACGACGTTGGGGCCGACCCGCCGCTTGTCGATGATCGCGAGCGAGGCGTCCAGTCGCGTGGCGATCGCGCGCGCCCGCTCCACGCCGCCGGCGTCCGGCGAGACGATCGTCACTTCGTGGTTGTTCAGCCGCTTGCGCAGGTGCTGGAGCAGGACCGGCGTCGCGTACAGGTTGTCGACCGGGATGTCGAAGAACCCCTGAATCTGGCCCGAGTGGAGATCCATCGTGAGCATGCGCGAGGCGCCCGCGGTGGTGATCAGGTCGGCCACGAGCTTGGCGCTGATCGGCACCCGCGGCACCACTTTGCGGTCCTGCCGCGCGTAGCCGTAGTACGGCATCACCGCGGTGATGCGCTTGGCGGAGGCCCGCTTGAAGGCGTCGAGCATGAGGAGGAGCTCCATCAGGTTGTTGTTTCCCGGGGAACAGGTCGACTGCAGGACGAAGACGTCGGCGCCCCGAACGTTCTCCTTGATCTCGACCTTGCTTTCCCCGTCGCTGAACGTCTCGACGACGGCTTCGCCCAGCGGCACCTTGAGATAATCGCTGATCTCCCGCGCCAGCGGCGGGTTGGAATTGCCCGCAAAAATCTTAAGCTCCGCGCCTTGTCGACTCATAACCATCCCGCCGGGATCGTATAGCAATTCCCGCGCCCGAAACGCCTCGTCCGGTTCACGGACGGGCCGAGCGTGAGCTGACAAAAAAGAAAAAACCCGCCGAACGAGCGCGAGACCGGGCCGTCTTTGATGGAATCGCGCCGCGTCAATCAGGTGGAAACTGGCTGGGCGGGAAGGATTCGAACCTTCGATACCGGATCCAAAGTCCGGGGCCTTACCGCTTGGCGACCGCCCATCCCCGAACCTCCCCAGAGATGTTCATCCGCCCGGGCAGATGATCGGTCTACCCGCCTCCGAGGGCTCTCTGGCTCCCCCCTTCCGCGAGAACTTTCTCGTACTCGGCTATGATCTTGTCTTCAATCATTCTTCGCGTCTCGTTGTTGATCGGATGGGCGATGTCCTTGTAGGTTCCGTCTTTTCTCTTCTTGCTCGGCATCGACACGAAGAAGCCCGTGGTCCCTCGGATGATCTTGAGATCGCGGATCACGAAACAGTGGTCGAGAGTGATGGTCACATAAGCCCTCAGCTTATCTTCATCGACAGGAAAGACCCTAACTTCTGTAACCTGCATAGGGACCTCCTCTTCGCGCGCGGCCTGATGCCGGACAAACCTTGCGGGCTTGTTGTTCCCCCACTACCTCAACGTATGTGCAAGAAAAGCGTGAACCCCCTCCTCCTTCCGCAACCGGGCAAAGGCTTGCGCCGCTTTTTGCCTCGAAGTAAAGACGCCGAAGACCGAAGATCCGCTCCCGGACATCAGGGCCAGGACGGCGCCCTGCTGTGCCAAACTCTCCTTCAGGCGACGGATCCGAGGATATCGGGCCAAAGTAACCGCCTCAAGGTCGTTGACGAGAATTTCCGGCAGACCTTTCAGGCTCCGCAATCGCGACGTAATGCTAGTATTTGCAATGGGTTTTGTCAACTTAACTGGCGCGTTCCGGTAAGCCCAGGAAGTGGCCACAGGAAAGCCCGGATAGAGCACCACCAGCCAGAGCCGGCGGAGCCCGGAAACGGGGGTGAGCCGTTCGCCGATACCCCGGGCCCGGGCCGTCCGGCCGTATACGAAAAACGGCACGTCTGCGCCCAGCCGGACTGCGAGACGGGCCAGCCGGCGACGCGTCCAGCCCAACCGAAGCAGCCGGTTCAGGCCAATCAACGCGGCCGCGGCGTCGCTGCTCCCGCCTCCGAGGCCCGCCCCCACGGGAATGCGCTTACGGATGCGGATGACGATCGAGGCGTCGACCCGCGCTTCGGAAAGCAGCAGCTCCGCCGCGCGGTAAGCGATATTTCGCCGTCCCCGCGGCGCGATCGGGGGCACGCACGAGACCGAGATTTGCCGCCGCGGGCGGGCTTTCCGGCCCGCAACGGGGCGCCGCCGGATCTCGACCTCGTCCCAGAGCGAGATCGGCGCCAGGATCGAATCGATCAGATGATAGCCATCTTTGCGCTTGCCGGTAACGCGCAGCCCGAGATTGATTTTCGCCGGCGCTCGAATCTTCACGACCCATTAGGTAACATAGCACTCGGCGGTTTGCGACGGACGTTTCCGCAATGACGGGCATGGTTGCGAGTTTTCTGTCGGCGGCGTGGGACGCGGCAAGGGCGGCCGGTGAGCTATTGCGCGAGAGCTGGCTGAAGCCCCAGACAATCGAC
Proteins encoded in this region:
- a CDS encoding 50S ribosomal protein L25/general stress protein Ctc is translated as METLEIHADAREVKAKRQARRLRRAGKIPGVLYGPKTPPVPLQLDKREFSTRVGVLTGSHLVRLRSESPALADKVALVKEMQFHPVTGEILHADFYEVDLSIKIQVQVPLQFVGKAAGVVRGGILQPVVREIEVECLPLDIPESIQVDVSELDIGDAIHVEDLKMPPGISAVFDSNFTIVTVVPPTVEEAPAPAAAAPVEGAVAPTLGAPEEKKEGAEET
- a CDS encoding ribose-phosphate pyrophosphokinase, with the translated sequence MSRQGAELKIFAGNSNPPLAREISDYLKVPLGEAVVETFSDGESKVEIKENVRGADVFVLQSTCSPGNNNLMELLLMLDAFKRASAKRITAVMPYYGYARQDRKVVPRVPISAKLVADLITTAGASRMLTMDLHSGQIQGFFDIPVDNLYATPVLLQHLRKRLNNHEVTIVSPDAGGVERARAIATRLDASLAIIDKRRVGPNVVAEMNIIGEVKDQVAVLLDDMVDTAGTLTMAAEALKREGAKRILGCCTHAVLSGPAIQRIEESPLEELIVTNTIPLGPEAQRCRKIKVLSVAHLIGEAIRRTHEEESISSLFV
- the spoVG gene encoding septation regulator SpoVG — its product is MQVTEVRVFPVDEDKLRAYVTITLDHCFVIRDLKIIRGTTGFFVSMPSKKRKDGTYKDIAHPINNETRRMIEDKIIAEYEKVLAEGGSQRALGGG
- the ispE gene encoding 4-(cytidine 5'-diphospho)-2-C-methyl-D-erythritol kinase, producing MKIRAPAKINLGLRVTGKRKDGYHLIDSILAPISLWDEVEIRRRPVAGRKARPRRQISVSCVPPIAPRGRRNIAYRAAELLLSEARVDASIVIRIRKRIPVGAGLGGGSSDAAAALIGLNRLLRLGWTRRRLARLAVRLGADVPFFVYGRTARARGIGERLTPVSGLRRLWLVVLYPGFPVATSWAYRNAPVKLTKPIANTSITSRLRSLKGLPEILVNDLEAVTLARYPRIRRLKESLAQQGAVLALMSGSGSSVFGVFTSRQKAAQAFARLRKEEGVHAFLAHTLR